The sequence GATGAGACAAacgagaaaaaaacaaagaacagACTAAACAGGTGTTACGTTTCACATTGGTTTGGTTGTGGAGCCTTGAAGTTCCTCTATTTAACCGGTCCAACCGGTCCGGTtgacaaaactctgaaaaaggcGCCAACACGCTTGTTACGTAAACGGTAGCCACGTTTTGAGCACTGCATGTGCTAATTTGTCTTCACTGAAATTCGCAGTCTTCTTTCTTCGCACTTGGGCTTAAGCTTCGTGGAACTAATTAATGATTCGCATGCAAGGCTAGTGACACCAAGAAGCAGAGAAAATGAGAAATCTTTACTTTCTAGTCTTATTTCCGTTGAGCATCTTGATTTTGGTTGATGCTTCTTTGCATGTGAAGTATCTTCCTGGTCTTGAAGGTCCTCTTCCTTTTGAGCTCGAGACTGGGTAAAACAAAGTCCATCTCTTCACTCcaatttgttataaaaaaatcctTAATCTAAGACatgtctctttcttctttgctgCATGTGGTTTTATATAACAAGGTATGTGAGTGTTGGTGAATCTGGAGATGTTGAGCTCTTTTACTACTTTGTGAAATCAGAGAGAAATCCAGATAAAGATCCTCTCATGATTTGGCTAACTGGTGGGCCTGGATGCAGCTCCATTTGTGGTTTTCTGTTTGCAAATGGTAAacaaatccttttttttttgggatttattGTATTTACCGAGTCCTAACTAACTAGTTTTACTTAGGGATCCCatcttgaaaattatattttaaggcTTAATTAAACAAATCTAATTGATATGCATGTCTTCAGTATTAAATAGTTTAATTGCATGTATGGTGTGATTCTCTTATGTTGTAAGGGTTAAGACAAGTGTAATTAATGCATGTGTTctgtaaaaaatagtttagttgCATATGTTGTGTGATTTTTATAATGTTTGGAGGGTTAAGACAAGTCTAATTAATGCATGTGTTCTGTGctaaataatttagtttatgCATGtgttgtgtgattttttaattaattttaaatgtttttgtcAGGTCCTTTGGCTTTTAAAGGGAATGAGTATAATGGGACACTGCCTCCTTTAGAGCTAACATCTTTTTCTTGGACAAAGGCGAGAGATTAGTTACTAATTTTATAATGCTTTCCTCTGTAATACCAACATCTTGCTTCTAAAGAGAATGTGTAATATGtatactcaatttttttttcaggtggctaacattttatatttggaATCTCCTGCTGGTTCTGGATATTCTTATGCCAAAACTCGGCGTGCTGCTGAGACGAGCGACACCAAACAAATTCACCAAATCGACCAGTTCCTTAGGAGTGTTGAGTGTTCTCTCTTTCTTATACCTTTCTTGATgattttggtttattttctaaaactttTCACTATGTTGTTGCTTGTAGTGGTTTGTGGACCACCCTGAGTTTATATCCAATTCATTTTACGTTGGTGGAGATTCATATTCCGGGAAGATTGTTCCAGGAGTTGTGCAACAGATTTCACTTGGTATTTTTAACTTACCACTCACTTATGCCTCTATGgtagtttcttatattttatatcaaatgttTTAATCACATTACACAATATCAAAACAGGAAATGAAAAAGGTCTCACACCACTCATAAATATTCAGGTAACAAAACTTTAATCTCTCCTTTTTTGGCTTAATaccaatatatttttggatgagatttaatataatttatataaactgAGCAGGGATATGTTCTTGGAAACCCTGCAGTACGTACAAACTTAGAACCAAATCATAGAGTTTCATTTGCGCATCGGATGGGACTTATTTCAGATGAGCTCCATGAGGTATATACTTTTTtcttcatcatcaccatcatcattatAATGAAATTCTTGAGACATTTGGTTACAATCTTGTTTACATCACTACTATATGCAGTCACTTGAAAGAAACTGTGGAGGCAAATTCTTTAACGTAGATCCAAGTAATGCAAAATGTTCAAATGGGCTTCTAGCTTATCATCAGGTAAGGgattataactaaaaaaaacacCACATGGGTATCTACATGCATTTTCACAAACTAACTTGTCTCTTTGTTTTTTGAGTCCTTAGTGCATCTCAGAGATATACATAGAGCAGATTTTGTTACCAAACTGCAAAGTAGATTATGTCTTAGCAGACATATCACAAACCTTACCAAATATCAGAACCAGTCGAAGAAGAGAACTCAAGGAGTTTTCAAGAAATGATTCATCATCGTTACCTCCTCCAAGCTGCTTTGTATtaattctcttttcttttcatttttggtTATATTGTATATTCATAGGTTTGTGATTTTTTAACACTTACTGTATTCTCAGACTTATAGGTATTTTCTGTCTGCCTTTTGGGCAAATGATGAAAATGTACGCAGAGCTTTAGGCGTGAAGAAGGTACCTATGTGAACTTTGTTTCTTGTTCTAAATAAAAACTTAACACAACGTTACCAATTAAATGTTAAATGTTATGTAGGGCTTCGGAAAATGGAGTCGATGCAACACTCAAAACATACCATATACATATGATATTCACAATGCCATTCCATATCACGTCAATAATAGCCGTAAAGGCTTCCGCGCTCTCATCTACAGGCAAGATAAtacttcattcttttttttttgagtcaCAAATATTAGTTAAATGTTATTCTTTCTGCATCTTGATCAAGTCACAAGATAAATATTTGCAAATTTTGGGAACAGTGGTGATCATGATATGATGATACCTTTCTCTTCAACTGAAGCATGGATCAAATCTCTCAACTATTCCATTGTTGATGACTGGAGACCTTGGATGATGACTAGCAATCAAGTCGCTGGGTAAAGCCAAAGCCAAAAACATCTGTTTCTAACTCCAATCTCATCAACTTTCTAAATGATCTTTAAACACACTTAAATTGTATCCCTTGTTTTGTAGATATACAAGGACCTATGCAAATAAGATGACATTTGCAACCATCAAGGCAACAAATTCTAAACCCTTTCTGTCTTCTCTAGAGTTTCTGCTGGCagaattaaaaatgatatagTGTTTGATATGTGTAGGGAGGAGGACACACTGCTGAGTATAATCCAGACCAATGCTCACTTATGTTCAAAAGATGGATTGATGGTGAATCTCTCTGAAGTTCCTCactcacttctctctctctctgtcaaAAGTTTCATGAGTTGCTTTTGTTTTCGTTTATGGTTATTaagtcaaaaattaaaaataataataaccttTTATTATTTCTCAGTCATCAATGGTGAAAAACAAAATCTCATTTACAagacaggaaaaaaaaacaagaatgatGAAAGGACTCTAGTCTGATAATTATTCTGAGCTCATAATTGAGACACTGCAAGATATCATTTTGTAAAAACTGTTCAGAAAAGTGAAAGGTCTCCAGCATCAACTGATCTCTTCACAAGCTTAGCCCATGATTCATTTGTTTCATGGATTATCTTCAATGCATAGTCCTGTtaaaaaaacaccaaacaagAACCGTTATAGCTTCTTTCAGTTTCATTACCAAACATGAAGCAGTACCCACAAGACCTTACTTTGTTAGCTGGTTTGTCTCCAAGGCCGAATCTGTTAGCAGGCTTCCCATCTGGGATCTTGTAGTCTTTATGTTGTACGGATAGTATCTGAGCTTTCCTTTTTTAGTGTCTTGTTTAATAGGAGTGGAAGCTTCATCAGTAGCAACCTCCATTTTTGCTTTAGACTCTTTagggatttcaactataaagtTGTAAACTCCATCTCCTAAACTCAACGGTATATCATGCCATGGAGAAACCTATACACAATAAGCATATTCAaccttttaaccaaaaaaaaaaacacaaaacagaGTAACTAATCAAAAGCATCTTCAAACGAAAATTCACTAAAGAAACAATCTTTCATTTGCATAAACCAAACCTAACAACAAGAACATTGATTGCATTGGTCTAATTTTACAATGTGGGAAGATCCCCAGAGCTCAGAGAGTTAAAAAGCTTTAAACTTTAACACAGAGACACAAACACAGAACAGAGTAACGAATCAAAAGCATCTTCTAAAAGAAACAATCTTTCATTTGCATAAACCAAACTTAACCCACAAGAACATTGATTGCATTGGTCTAATTTAACAATGTGGAAGATCCTTCAGAGCTCAGAGAGTTAAAAAGCTTTGAACtttaacagagagagagagagagagaaaaggtaCCTTCTTTCCAGAGCCATCGAGGAAGAAGACACGATAGTCTAGTGTTTCGGGTTGACCTTCTTCTTTAACCTTGACCTGAGGGTTGTATATGGCACTGCAAGAGAAGGGTCGTTTCGATTTCAACGCTAAAGCTCTTCTGTTGAAGCAGAGAGCGCCGTGTGATGTTTTCGCTGGGAGGAGGAAGGCTCGTTTGGCGAGGAAACACGAGGTGGTTTGAGCTGCAGTCATCATCACTCTTGTGGCCGCCATTACTGTGGAGAAGCGTTT comes from Brassica rapa cultivar Chiifu-401-42 chromosome A02, CAAS_Brap_v3.01, whole genome shotgun sequence and encodes:
- the LOC103850371 gene encoding serine carboxypeptidase-like 19; its protein translation is MRNLYFLVLFPLSILILVDASLHVKYLPGLEGPLPFELETGYVSVGESGDVELFYYFVKSERNPDKDPLMIWLTGGPGCSSICGFLFANGPLAFKGNEYNGTLPPLELTSFSWTKVANILYLESPAGSGYSYAKTRRAAETSDTKQIHQIDQFLRSWFVDHPEFISNSFYVGGDSYSGKIVPGVVQQISLGNEKGLTPLINIQGYVLGNPAVRTNLEPNHRVSFAHRMGLISDELHESLERNCGGKFFNVDPSNAKCSNGLLAYHQCISEIYIEQILLPNCKVDYVLADISQTLPNIRTSRRRELKEFSRNDSSSLPPPSCFTYRYFLSAFWANDENVRRALGVKKGFGKWSRCNTQNIPYTYDIHNAIPYHVNNSRKGFRALIYSGDHDMMIPFSSTEAWIKSLNYSIVDDWRPWMMTSNQVAGYTRTYANKMTFATIKGGGHTAEYNPDQCSLMFKRWIDGESL
- the LOC103850367 gene encoding soluble inorganic pyrophosphatase 6, chloroplastic; this encodes MAATRVMMTAAQTTSCFLAKRAFLLPAKTSHGALCFNRRALALKSKRPFSCSAIYNPQVKVKEEGQPETLDYRVFFLDGSGKKVSPWHDIPLSLGDGVYNFIVEIPKESKAKMEVATDEASTPIKQDTKKGKLRYYPYNIKTTRSQMGSLLTDSALETNQLTKTMH